Proteins encoded together in one Mycolicibacter minnesotensis window:
- a CDS encoding M13 family metallopeptidase, whose protein sequence is MTSPATRSGVDLTHVDSAVRPQDDLFGHVNGRWLDDYQMPPDRATDGAFRTLFDRAEIEVRDLITEAAASHSAAGTDERRIGDLYASFMDEQTVRERGVQPLRRELAAIDDAGDRVALAAVLGAVQRTGVGGGVGLYVDTDSKDSSRYLLHLSQSGIGLPDESYYRDEQHAEILAAYPGHIAAMFALVYGGDPGEYAGTAERIVTLETRLAAAHWDVVKRRDADLTYNLRTLAGLPAEAPGFDWAGWVSALGVRPDTADELVVRQPDFLNSFAALWEGADFAEWQDWARWRLIHARAGLLTEELIAEDFAFYGRRLSGTEQIRDRWKRGVSVVESLLGDAVGKLYVERHFPPDAKARVDELVGNLREAYRVSITNLDWMTPATRERALAKLDKFTAKVGYPASWRDYSVLATDRTDLYGNYLRGYAVNYDRELAKLGRPVDRDEWFMTPQTVNAYYNPGMNEIVFPAAILQPPFFDAEADDAANYGGIGAVIGHEIGHGFDDQGAKYDGDGNLIDWWTDADRTEFGSRTSALIAQYETYVPRQLDADRHVNGAFTVGENIGDLGGLSIALLAYQLSLAGAEAPVIEGLTGTQRVFFGWAQVWRTKSRDAEAIRRLAVDPHSPPEFRCNGVVRNMDAFYDAFAVTPNDALYLEPASRVRIWN, encoded by the coding sequence GTGACCTCACCAGCCACCCGTTCCGGCGTCGATCTCACCCACGTGGACAGTGCGGTTCGTCCGCAGGACGATCTGTTCGGTCACGTCAACGGCCGCTGGCTCGACGATTACCAGATGCCACCGGACCGGGCCACCGATGGCGCCTTCCGCACTTTGTTCGACCGGGCCGAGATCGAGGTCCGTGACCTCATCACCGAGGCCGCCGCCAGCCACTCTGCCGCCGGCACCGATGAACGCCGGATCGGCGACCTCTACGCCAGCTTTATGGACGAGCAGACCGTGCGCGAACGCGGAGTGCAGCCGTTACGCCGGGAGTTGGCGGCGATCGACGACGCCGGCGACCGCGTGGCCCTGGCGGCGGTGCTGGGAGCGGTTCAGCGCACCGGCGTCGGCGGGGGCGTGGGCCTTTATGTCGACACCGACTCGAAGGACTCGAGTCGTTACCTGCTGCACCTGAGCCAGTCCGGCATCGGGCTGCCGGACGAGTCCTACTACCGCGACGAACAGCACGCAGAGATCCTGGCCGCCTACCCCGGCCACATCGCGGCGATGTTCGCGCTGGTCTACGGCGGGGACCCGGGCGAGTACGCCGGTACCGCCGAGCGCATCGTGACGCTGGAGACCAGGTTGGCGGCTGCGCACTGGGATGTGGTGAAACGCCGCGATGCCGATCTGACCTACAACCTGCGCACCTTGGCAGGTCTGCCCGCCGAGGCGCCCGGCTTCGACTGGGCCGGCTGGGTGAGCGCGCTGGGCGTGCGGCCCGATACCGCCGACGAATTGGTGGTGCGCCAGCCCGACTTCCTGAACTCCTTCGCCGCACTGTGGGAAGGCGCGGACTTCGCCGAGTGGCAGGACTGGGCGCGGTGGCGGCTGATTCATGCCCGCGCCGGTCTGTTGACCGAGGAGTTGATCGCCGAGGACTTCGCCTTCTACGGGCGCCGCCTGTCGGGCACCGAACAGATCCGGGACCGCTGGAAGCGCGGCGTTTCGGTGGTGGAATCGCTGTTGGGCGATGCCGTCGGAAAGCTCTACGTGGAGCGGCATTTTCCGCCCGACGCCAAGGCGCGAGTCGACGAGCTGGTCGGCAACCTACGCGAGGCGTACCGGGTGAGCATCACCAATTTGGACTGGATGACCCCGGCCACCCGGGAACGCGCGCTGGCCAAGCTGGACAAATTCACCGCCAAGGTGGGCTACCCCGCCAGCTGGCGGGACTACTCAGTGCTGGCCACCGACCGCACTGATCTGTACGGCAACTACCTCCGCGGCTACGCGGTCAACTACGACCGGGAACTGGCCAAGCTGGGCCGGCCGGTGGACCGCGACGAATGGTTCATGACGCCGCAGACCGTCAATGCCTACTACAACCCCGGGATGAACGAGATCGTCTTTCCCGCGGCGATCCTGCAGCCACCGTTCTTCGACGCCGAGGCCGATGACGCGGCCAATTACGGCGGAATCGGTGCGGTGATCGGCCACGAGATCGGCCACGGTTTCGACGACCAGGGAGCCAAGTACGACGGCGACGGCAACCTGATCGACTGGTGGACCGACGCCGACCGCACCGAGTTCGGCTCCCGCACCAGCGCGTTGATCGCCCAGTATGAGACCTACGTCCCGCGTCAGCTCGACGCCGACCGACACGTCAACGGCGCGTTCACCGTCGGGGAGAACATCGGCGATCTGGGGGGTCTTTCCATTGCGCTGCTCGCCTACCAGCTGTCGCTGGCCGGCGCCGAGGCACCGGTGATCGAAGGTCTGACCGGCACCCAGCGGGTCTTCTTCGGCTGGGCGCAGGTGTGGCGCACCAAGTCCCGCGACGCCGAGGCGATCCGCCGCCTGGCCGTAGACCCGCACTCACCGCCGGAGTTCCGGTGCAACGGGGTGGTCCGCAACATGGACGCGTTCTACGACGCCTTCGCGGTCACCCCCAACGACGCTCTCTACCTGGAGCCCGCTTCGCGGGTCCGAATCTGGAACTGA
- the mymT gene encoding copper-binding metallothionein MymT, which produces MANYEDGTLLTCGHGGCGCRVRVETACHCPGADVSYRCTCGDELVAVTS; this is translated from the coding sequence ATGGCCAACTACGAGGATGGAACCCTGCTGACGTGCGGCCACGGCGGCTGTGGATGCCGCGTGCGCGTCGAGACTGCGTGCCACTGCCCTGGTGCGGACGTGAGCTACCGCTGCACCTGCGGCGACGAACTGGTAGCCGTCACCAGCTGA
- the ilvD gene encoding dihydroxy-acid dehydratase, producing MVNSPSTDATGTSVDIKPRSRDVTDGLEKTAARGMLRAVGMGDDDFAKPQIGVASSWNEITPCNLSLDRLAKAAKEGVLEASGYPLEFGTISVSDGISMGHEGMHFSLVSREVIADSVETVMCAERLDGSVLLAGCDKSLPGMLMAAARLDLASVFLYAGSTMPGYAKLSDGTEREVTIIDAFEAVGACSRGLMSQEDVDIIERSICPGEGACGGMYTANTMASAAEALGMSLPGSASPPAIDRRRDGYARASGQAVVELLRRGITARDILTKEAFENAIAVVMAFGGSTNAVLHLLAIAREAEVDLTLADFSRVGAKVPHLADVKPFGAHVMYDIDQIGGVPVMLKTLLEAGLLHGDCLTVTGKTMAENIAELNPPVVDGKVLHALTNPIHPTGGITILRGSLAPDGAVVKSAGFDTDVFEGTARVFDGERAALDALEDGTIRAGDAVVIRYEGPKGGPGMREMLAITGAIKGAGLGKDVLLLTDGRFSGGTTGLCVGHIAPEAVDGGPVAFLRDGDKIRLDVANATLDVVADPDEFAARAEGFTPPPPRYTTGVLAKYRKLVGSAATGAVCG from the coding sequence CTGGTGAATTCTCCGAGCACCGACGCCACTGGGACGTCCGTCGACATCAAGCCGCGCAGTCGTGACGTCACCGACGGCCTGGAGAAGACCGCTGCCCGCGGGATGTTGCGCGCGGTCGGCATGGGCGATGACGACTTCGCCAAGCCCCAGATCGGCGTGGCCTCGTCGTGGAACGAGATCACACCCTGCAATCTTTCGCTGGACCGGTTGGCCAAGGCCGCTAAGGAAGGCGTGCTGGAGGCGAGCGGTTATCCGCTGGAGTTCGGCACCATCTCGGTGTCCGACGGCATCTCCATGGGCCATGAGGGCATGCACTTCTCCCTGGTGTCGCGTGAAGTGATCGCCGACAGCGTCGAGACGGTGATGTGCGCCGAGCGGCTCGACGGCTCGGTGTTGCTGGCCGGTTGCGACAAGTCGCTGCCCGGCATGCTGATGGCCGCGGCGCGCCTGGATCTGGCCTCGGTCTTCCTCTACGCCGGTTCCACCATGCCGGGCTACGCGAAACTGTCCGACGGCACCGAGCGTGAGGTGACGATCATCGACGCGTTCGAGGCGGTCGGCGCCTGTTCGCGCGGGCTGATGTCCCAAGAGGACGTCGACATCATTGAGCGGTCGATCTGTCCCGGCGAGGGCGCCTGCGGCGGCATGTATACAGCCAACACGATGGCTAGCGCGGCTGAGGCGCTGGGCATGTCGTTGCCGGGCAGCGCGTCCCCGCCGGCGATCGACCGGCGCCGCGACGGCTATGCGCGCGCCAGCGGCCAGGCGGTGGTGGAGTTGCTGCGCCGCGGGATCACCGCGCGCGACATCTTGACCAAGGAGGCGTTCGAGAACGCGATCGCGGTGGTGATGGCGTTCGGCGGGTCGACCAACGCGGTGCTTCACCTGCTGGCGATCGCCCGCGAGGCCGAGGTGGATCTGACCCTGGCCGACTTCTCCCGGGTGGGCGCCAAGGTGCCGCACCTGGCGGACGTCAAGCCGTTCGGAGCGCACGTCATGTACGACATCGACCAGATCGGCGGGGTGCCGGTCATGTTGAAGACGTTGCTGGAAGCCGGCCTGCTGCACGGCGACTGCCTGACCGTCACCGGAAAGACGATGGCGGAGAACATCGCTGAGCTCAATCCCCCGGTCGTCGACGGCAAGGTGCTGCACGCGCTGACCAACCCGATCCACCCGACGGGCGGTATCACCATTCTGCGCGGCTCGCTCGCACCGGACGGCGCGGTGGTCAAGTCCGCCGGCTTCGATACTGACGTGTTCGAGGGCACCGCACGGGTTTTCGACGGCGAGCGCGCGGCCCTCGACGCCCTGGAAGACGGCACGATCCGGGCCGGTGACGCCGTGGTGATCCGCTACGAGGGCCCCAAAGGCGGGCCCGGCATGCGCGAGATGCTCGCGATCACTGGCGCTATCAAGGGCGCCGGCCTCGGCAAAGACGTCCTGCTGTTGACCGACGGCCGGTTCTCCGGTGGCACCACCGGCCTGTGCGTCGGCCATATCGCCCCGGAGGCGGTGGACGGCGGACCGGTCGCTTTCCTGCGCGACGGCGACAAGATCCGCCTCGACGTGGCTAACGCAACCCTGGACGTGGTGGCGGATCCGGATGAATTCGCCGCCAGAGCCGAGGGTTTCACCCCGCCGCCGCCGCGCTACACCACCGGCGTGCTGGCCAAATACCGCAAGCTGGTGGGTTCGGCCGCTACGGGCGCCGTCTGCGGCTAG
- the ricR gene encoding copper-sensing transcriptional repressor RicR, which yields MTTEAPGYSPRKDNYAKRLRRIEGQVRGIAKMIDEDKYCIDVLTQISAVNSALRSVALNLLDEHLVHCVSGAVAAGGEEADAKLTEASAAIARLVRS from the coding sequence ATGACCACCGAAGCTCCGGGTTACTCCCCGCGTAAGGACAACTACGCCAAGCGGCTGCGCCGCATCGAGGGCCAGGTGCGCGGCATCGCGAAGATGATCGACGAGGACAAGTACTGCATCGATGTGCTCACTCAGATCAGTGCGGTCAACAGCGCGCTGCGGTCGGTCGCGCTGAACCTGCTGGACGAACACTTGGTGCACTGCGTCAGCGGGGCCGTCGCAGCCGGTGGCGAAGAGGCCGACGCGAAACTCACCGAAGCCTCCGCCGCGATCGCGCGGTTGGTCCGTTCCTGA
- a CDS encoding DUF305 domain-containing protein, which translates to MRTVLTVVAAVVASVVVGGCHREPTPAPEAPTSSVGMSVGSPADVTFLEDMVIHHQQALELAALVPTQSSDPALVAFADQSAAQQRTELQGCQAQLLQWELPLSHAGQDPGDIPGMVDKAILDRLRGLRGDAFDTLWLQTMIAHHRAAIAMAQNEIEHGESPEAISIAQTLVPLQQSEISQMNRLLGAP; encoded by the coding sequence ATGAGAACCGTCCTGACCGTCGTGGCCGCGGTGGTCGCCAGCGTCGTTGTGGGTGGATGCCACCGCGAGCCCACACCCGCGCCGGAGGCCCCGACGAGTTCAGTCGGGATGAGCGTCGGCAGTCCCGCGGATGTGACGTTTCTGGAAGACATGGTGATCCACCACCAGCAGGCCTTGGAGCTTGCAGCCCTGGTTCCCACCCAGAGTTCCGACCCGGCGCTGGTGGCGTTCGCCGACCAGAGCGCGGCCCAGCAGCGCACCGAGCTGCAGGGGTGTCAGGCGCAATTGCTGCAGTGGGAGTTGCCCCTTAGCCATGCCGGCCAGGACCCCGGGGACATCCCCGGAATGGTGGACAAGGCGATCCTGGATCGGCTGCGCGGTCTGCGCGGCGACGCATTCGACACGCTGTGGCTGCAGACGATGATCGCCCATCACCGTGCCGCGATCGCTATGGCGCAGAACGAAATCGAACACGGCGAGAGTCCCGAGGCGATCAGCATCGCGCAGACGCTGGTGCCGCTTCAACAATCCGAGATCAGCCAGATGAACCGACTGTTGGGGGCGCCATGA
- a CDS encoding SPW repeat protein — translation MSTVHSSIEHHPDLLALRARYERTAESMTAQGTFGLTLLAAVYGAVSPWIVGFEATTRLAVNNLVVGLCVAFLACGMAAALDRMHGLAWTLPIFGVWFTASPWILMHGSPSPEMIWSNVITGAVLTILGLNAAYFGMRARGESARHA, via the coding sequence ATGAGTACAGTCCATTCATCAATCGAACACCACCCTGATCTGTTAGCTCTACGGGCGCGGTACGAGCGCACCGCCGAGTCGATGACTGCCCAGGGAACCTTCGGATTGACGCTGCTGGCGGCCGTCTACGGGGCGGTATCCCCGTGGATTGTCGGATTCGAGGCGACCACGAGGTTGGCCGTCAACAACCTGGTCGTGGGACTCTGCGTCGCATTCCTGGCGTGCGGGATGGCCGCGGCGCTCGACCGCATGCACGGGCTCGCGTGGACCCTGCCCATCTTCGGGGTGTGGTTCACCGCGTCGCCGTGGATCTTGATGCACGGCTCGCCGAGCCCCGAGATGATCTGGTCCAACGTGATCACCGGTGCGGTGCTGACGATCCTCGGCCTCAATGCCGCGTACTTCGGTATGCGGGCGCGCGGCGAGTCGGCCCGACACGCCTGA
- a CDS encoding TIGR04338 family metallohydrolase, with protein sequence MKVPASERDAQRAKVYSAELFVRTLFDRAAETGRRSVEFFGTELTLPPEARFGSVDAVRRYVDDVMALPTVHARWPVAMELTVRARRGTTAAHYEKLGAVGVIAVPDQRGVDWALRELVVLHEIAHHLCDTRPPHGPEFVATFCELAELVMGPELGYVLRVVFAKEGVR encoded by the coding sequence GTGAAAGTTCCCGCTTCAGAGCGCGACGCACAGCGCGCCAAGGTCTACTCCGCGGAGCTCTTTGTCCGCACCTTGTTCGACCGCGCTGCCGAAACCGGCAGACGCAGTGTCGAGTTCTTCGGCACCGAGCTGACTCTGCCGCCCGAGGCCCGCTTCGGTTCGGTAGACGCCGTCCGGCGCTACGTCGACGACGTCATGGCGCTGCCGACCGTGCATGCGCGGTGGCCGGTCGCGATGGAACTGACCGTGCGTGCCCGACGCGGGACCACCGCGGCGCACTACGAAAAGCTCGGTGCAGTAGGCGTTATCGCCGTACCGGATCAGCGCGGCGTGGACTGGGCGTTGCGAGAACTGGTGGTGCTGCATGAGATCGCGCACCACCTGTGTGACACTCGGCCGCCGCACGGCCCGGAGTTCGTCGCGACGTTCTGCGAACTGGCCGAACTGGTGATGGGCCCGGAGTTGGGATATGTGCTGCGGGTGGTGTTCGCCAAGGAGGGCGTGCGGTGA
- a CDS encoding L,D-transpeptidase — protein MSGWKLVRIGAWFSTAALAAGLTFGCGSALADPPQQPGDPAVANAGPVDPAAPPPGPELPPPPPELPPPPPAGEPVGFPPPPEPAPPAPLGAPEGVPADPAAQAVPVDPAAPAEPGAVPAVAAGPVVGQNPEPFTGAPPFLPPTFNPVNGSMVGVAKPIIIDFQRPIADKAMAEQAIHISSNPPVSGKFYWMTPSQVRWRPLNFWPAHTVVNIDAAGTKSGFRVGDSLVATADDKTHQMTITRDGKVEKTFPMSMGMSAGGHETPNGTYYVLEKFPTVVMDSSTYGVPVNSSWGYKLTVQDAVRIDNSGGFVHSAPWSVADQGKRNVSHGCINLSPANAKWFYENFGSGDPVVVKNSVGSYTKNDGSQDWQL, from the coding sequence ATGTCGGGATGGAAGCTCGTGCGGATCGGGGCGTGGTTCAGCACCGCCGCATTGGCCGCAGGGCTCACCTTCGGGTGTGGGTCGGCGCTGGCCGACCCGCCACAGCAGCCCGGTGACCCGGCTGTGGCGAATGCCGGACCGGTCGATCCGGCCGCGCCGCCGCCCGGGCCGGAGTTGCCGCCGCCCCCGCCTGAACTTCCGCCCCCGCCCCCCGCGGGTGAACCGGTTGGCTTCCCGCCACCGCCCGAACCTGCTCCGCCGGCACCGTTAGGTGCTCCCGAGGGCGTTCCCGCCGATCCGGCTGCGCAGGCCGTCCCGGTCGATCCAGCCGCCCCGGCGGAACCGGGCGCGGTTCCGGCGGTGGCCGCCGGTCCGGTTGTCGGGCAGAACCCGGAGCCGTTCACCGGTGCCCCGCCGTTCCTGCCGCCGACCTTCAACCCGGTCAACGGCTCGATGGTGGGTGTCGCCAAGCCGATCATCATCGACTTCCAGCGGCCCATCGCCGACAAGGCGATGGCCGAGCAGGCCATCCACATCTCGTCGAACCCGCCCGTGTCCGGCAAGTTCTACTGGATGACCCCGAGCCAGGTGCGGTGGCGTCCGCTGAACTTCTGGCCCGCCCACACCGTCGTCAACATCGACGCCGCCGGCACCAAGTCGGGTTTCCGGGTCGGCGACTCGCTGGTGGCCACCGCCGACGACAAGACGCATCAGATGACGATCACCCGTGACGGCAAGGTGGAGAAGACCTTCCCGATGTCGATGGGCATGAGCGCGGGTGGTCACGAGACCCCCAACGGCACTTACTACGTGCTGGAGAAGTTCCCCACGGTGGTGATGGATTCGTCCACCTATGGGGTTCCGGTGAACTCCAGTTGGGGTTACAAGCTCACCGTGCAGGACGCGGTCCGGATCGACAACAGCGGCGGATTCGTGCACAGCGCGCCGTGGTCGGTCGCTGATCAGGGCAAGCGCAATGTCAGTCATGGCTGCATCAACCTGAGCCCGGCCAACGCCAAGTGGTTCTACGAGAACTTCGGCAGCGGCGACCCCGTGGTGGTGAAGAACTCCGTGGGCTCCTACACCAAGAACGACGGGTCGCAGGACTGGCAGCTGTAG
- a CDS encoding TNT domain-containing protein: MSRPSLQYLRLGELVAAVGGDPWAVDDSVQVGSPTQINFLAQAFHSAAGSSTAAEENFRTAQQHFEQYNRENGQQPINNGAEVQRVKEALHATNQQLGQIAADLETIAAALAQARQSCGAQIEALNANLQGYDEYLADYNTHYLGYQLHGDDVDTLIEKCWDGAIADTRTVLSNVSLLRGAYSKTLQAALTNLQVKNGYVPDVLVRSSDASETPPTPLNPADVESFRVLAREVLANDGIPPDQIEARVTAAVMQVQQPLARYGAPEAQRQAPLGFGDAFGDRWRATENAVKNLLGQGGPGAPGVLESWGGLAKGLGDSFLNPVGAGVAQVKGALNAPSPAYFLGEKAFDVSAAAVTLPFGAEGAIVRAGLPAEVVGEGGAPVALLRDWHPTGGLSWQEFEASFGRPETRVWPENSGFPPGYIPRPTQLPEGTIIDRFGSPKGRYFAPDGALFVDRSLPPESFEANYSRYRITGNPLPPGWQIVEGPVEPFYGQTPSPGATQYMIVGPDGITVNAKELVARGILDEYGPPLGR; encoded by the coding sequence GTGAGTCGTCCGAGCCTGCAGTATCTGCGGCTCGGTGAGCTTGTCGCTGCCGTGGGAGGTGACCCCTGGGCCGTTGATGACAGTGTGCAGGTCGGAAGCCCCACGCAGATCAACTTCCTGGCGCAGGCGTTTCATTCGGCGGCCGGCTCCTCGACCGCGGCTGAGGAGAACTTCCGCACGGCCCAACAGCACTTCGAGCAGTACAACCGCGAGAACGGTCAGCAGCCGATCAACAACGGCGCCGAAGTGCAACGAGTCAAAGAAGCCCTGCACGCCACCAACCAACAACTCGGCCAGATCGCGGCCGATCTGGAGACCATCGCCGCCGCGCTGGCCCAGGCCCGGCAGAGTTGCGGCGCGCAGATCGAAGCGCTCAATGCCAACCTGCAGGGCTACGACGAGTATCTGGCTGACTACAACACCCATTACCTGGGATACCAACTACACGGTGACGACGTCGACACTCTGATCGAAAAGTGCTGGGACGGTGCGATAGCCGACACACGGACGGTGCTGTCCAACGTTTCCCTGCTGCGCGGTGCCTATTCCAAGACGCTCCAGGCGGCGCTGACCAACCTGCAAGTCAAGAACGGCTATGTCCCCGATGTCCTGGTGCGCAGCTCCGATGCAAGCGAGACGCCGCCGACACCGTTGAACCCCGCGGACGTGGAGAGCTTCAGGGTCTTAGCCCGGGAGGTCCTGGCCAACGACGGTATTCCGCCGGATCAGATCGAAGCGCGCGTCACCGCGGCAGTGATGCAGGTCCAGCAGCCGCTAGCGCGCTACGGTGCCCCCGAAGCGCAGCGACAGGCGCCACTGGGGTTCGGCGATGCATTCGGGGACCGTTGGCGAGCAACCGAAAATGCCGTCAAGAACCTGCTCGGGCAGGGCGGACCAGGCGCCCCCGGTGTTCTGGAATCGTGGGGTGGCCTAGCCAAGGGGCTTGGCGACTCCTTCCTCAACCCGGTCGGTGCGGGTGTCGCCCAAGTCAAAGGCGCCCTGAACGCGCCCAGCCCGGCCTATTTCCTGGGCGAGAAGGCTTTCGACGTCAGTGCCGCCGCCGTGACGCTTCCCTTTGGGGCGGAGGGGGCGATAGTCCGCGCGGGACTGCCTGCCGAAGTGGTTGGGGAGGGCGGCGCCCCCGTGGCCCTGCTGCGGGACTGGCATCCCACGGGCGGTCTGTCTTGGCAAGAATTTGAGGCCAGCTTCGGGCGGCCTGAAACGCGGGTCTGGCCTGAAAACAGCGGCTTCCCGCCGGGCTACATTCCGCGGCCCACGCAATTGCCCGAAGGCACCATCATCGACAGGTTTGGATCGCCAAAGGGGCGCTATTTTGCACCCGACGGCGCCCTGTTCGTGGATAGGTCTCTGCCGCCCGAGTCGTTTGAAGCGAACTACAGCCGATACAGAATCACCGGCAATCCACTGCCGCCGGGCTGGCAAATCGTAGAAGGTCCGGTGGAGCCATTCTACGGGCAGACGCCATCACCAGGAGCCACGCAGTACATGATCGTTGGCCCAGATGGGATTACGGTTAATGCGAAAGAGCTAGTAGCTAGGGGAATCCTCGATGAATACGGACCGCCCCTGGGGCGATAA
- a CDS encoding O-methyltransferase: MTEKPTPRDVDALLDNLLAGDDADLRAALAASDEAGLPPIAVSAQQGAFLNLLAAATGARRILEIGTLGGYSTIWLARAVGPAGSVVTLEYEPRHAEVARGNLDRAGVGDRVQILVGPAMQTLSALTGEPFDLVFIDADKENNVGYLNWAVQLCRSGSVIVVDNVIREGAILEARSEDATARGSRDVLELMGSHPRLRAAALQTVGAKGWDGFALAVVD, from the coding sequence GTGACAGAAAAGCCCACACCTCGTGATGTCGATGCCTTGCTGGACAACCTGCTGGCCGGCGACGACGCGGACCTGAGGGCGGCGCTGGCCGCCAGCGACGAGGCCGGGTTGCCGCCTATCGCGGTCTCGGCGCAGCAGGGCGCATTCCTGAACCTGCTGGCAGCCGCGACCGGTGCCCGCCGCATCCTGGAGATCGGCACGCTGGGCGGCTACAGCACCATTTGGCTGGCGCGTGCCGTCGGGCCTGCGGGCTCGGTGGTGACGCTGGAGTACGAGCCCAGGCACGCCGAGGTCGCCCGCGGCAATCTGGACCGAGCCGGCGTGGGTGATCGAGTGCAGATTCTGGTGGGTCCCGCGATGCAGACCCTGTCGGCGTTGACTGGCGAGCCGTTCGACCTGGTGTTTATCGACGCCGACAAGGAGAACAACGTCGGCTACCTGAATTGGGCCGTGCAGCTATGCCGTTCCGGTTCGGTGATCGTGGTGGACAACGTGATCCGCGAGGGCGCGATTCTGGAAGCGCGCTCCGAAGACGCGACGGCACGCGGCAGCCGGGACGTGTTGGAGCTGATGGGCAGCCACCCGCGATTACGGGCGGCCGCCCTGCAGACCGTCGGAGCCAAGGGCTGGGACGGCTTCGCTCTGGCCGTCGTCGACTAA
- a CDS encoding MFS transporter — MTVETGSTRSRPWTPQTTARLAILSAAAFIYATAEILPVGALPAISVGLGVSEALVGTLLAWYAVVAAATTLPLVRWTAFWPRRRVLLLTLVCLTTSQVISAMAPNFAVLAAGRALCAVTHGLMWSVLAPIATRLVPPSHSGRATTAIYVGTSLALVVGIPLTSAMSLLWGWRLAVVVITVAAAAVTLAARLALPALILSTDQLALVGNHHHRNGRLVAVSALMLIAVTGHFISYTFIVVIIGDVVGVSDARLAWLLAAFGAAGLIAMPLLARTVDHRPKMVTGGCMAAMSAAFVVLAALSIGGHHSAGTGVLGAAALVLWGAMAMAVSPMLQSAAMRTAPDDPDGASGLYVTAFQVGITGGSLAGGLLFERAGTSAMLTASAVLVGLAALGIAASKRLFVVP, encoded by the coding sequence ATGACTGTGGAAACCGGAAGTACCCGATCGAGGCCGTGGACGCCGCAGACCACGGCTCGGTTGGCGATCCTGTCCGCGGCCGCCTTCATCTATGCCACCGCCGAAATCCTGCCGGTCGGCGCGCTGCCCGCGATCTCAGTGGGGCTGGGCGTCAGTGAGGCGCTGGTCGGAACCCTGCTGGCCTGGTACGCGGTGGTGGCAGCCGCCACGACGCTTCCGCTGGTGCGCTGGACCGCGTTCTGGCCGCGACGTCGGGTGCTGCTGCTCACCCTGGTCTGCCTGACCACCTCGCAGGTGATTTCGGCAATGGCGCCGAATTTCGCTGTGCTGGCGGCCGGCCGTGCGCTGTGCGCTGTCACGCACGGCCTGATGTGGTCCGTGCTGGCGCCTATCGCCACTCGGCTGGTGCCGCCCAGTCATTCCGGCCGGGCGACCACGGCGATCTACGTCGGTACCAGCCTTGCGCTGGTAGTCGGCATCCCGCTGACGTCGGCCATGAGCCTGCTCTGGGGTTGGCGACTGGCCGTGGTGGTGATCACCGTGGCGGCCGCGGCCGTCACACTGGCAGCCCGGCTCGCGCTACCGGCCCTGATCCTCAGTACCGATCAGCTGGCACTGGTAGGCAACCACCACCACCGCAACGGACGGTTGGTGGCGGTGAGCGCGCTGATGCTGATCGCGGTCACCGGGCACTTCATCTCGTACACGTTCATCGTGGTGATCATCGGCGACGTCGTCGGTGTTTCGGATGCTCGCCTGGCCTGGCTACTGGCCGCGTTCGGCGCGGCGGGCCTGATCGCGATGCCGCTGTTGGCGCGGACGGTCGACCATCGCCCGAAAATGGTCACCGGTGGATGCATGGCTGCGATGTCGGCCGCTTTCGTGGTGCTTGCCGCGCTGTCGATCGGCGGGCACCACAGCGCCGGGACGGGAGTCCTCGGGGCCGCCGCGCTCGTGTTGTGGGGGGCGATGGCGATGGCGGTGTCGCCGATGCTGCAGTCGGCGGCGATGCGTACCGCGCCCGACGACCCCGATGGCGCCTCGGGGCTGTATGTCACCGCCTTCCAGGTCGGTATCACCGGGGGCTCGCTGGCCGGCGGGCTGCTGTTCGAGCGGGCCGGAACCTCGGCGATGTTGACCGCTTCGGCGGTGTTGGTGGGTCTGGCCGCGCTGGGGATCGCGGCGAGCAAGCGGCTTTTTGTCGTTCCCTGA